AAGTGCGGCGGCTCGAACGGCAGCATCTGGCCGCACTCGGCGAGGACGGTTTCCAGTTGCGCGAGCGGCGTGCCCGCGCGGACCGTGACGACGAGTTCGGCCGGGTCGTACGACACGATGCCCTGAAACGCACGCGTGTCGAGTATTTCGCCCTCGAGCGCCTGGCCGTACCAGTCCTTGGTGCCGCCGCCGCGAATCCGCAGCGGCCGGCCGTCGGCACTGGCGGCGCGGATGCGCTCGGCCCATCCGGCGACGATGTCGTCCTCTTCCATGTCCTGTTGCTTTCTCGTCTCGTTGTTCGGTCGATTGTACCGGGGTGGCGCGATTCCACATCGCGACTATCCCTAAGCCCCGTATCGGATGCGGCCTGCCGGCGGCGGCGCCCGAACGCGCCGCGAGGGCGCGGCAGACCCCCGCACCACGGCCGCCGGTGCGGGGCGCGACCCGCGCGTGCCGCTCAGAAGCGCGGCAGGTCGGGGTGCGGCAACAGCCCGCCGCGCACGTGCTGGCGACCGTATTCGGCGCAGCGCGCGCGGGTCGGGATGCCCTTGTCCGGATTCAGCAGCCCGGCCGGATCGAATGCGCGCTTGACCGCGAAGAACGCGTCGCGCTCCTGCGGCGAGAACTGCACGCACATCGAATTGAGTTTTTCGATGCCGACACCGTGCTCGCCGGTCACGCTGCCGCCGAATTCCACGCAGCATTCGAGGATTTCCGCGCCGAACTGCTCGGCGCGGTGCAGCTCGTCCGGGTCGTTCGCGTTGTACAGGATCAGCGGATGCATGTTGCCGTCGCCCGCATGGAACACGTTGATGCAGCGCAGCCCGTAGCAGGTTTCGAGCTGCTCGATGCGCGCGAGTAGCGGGCCGATCGCGCGGCGCGGCACGGTGCCGTCCATGCAGTAGTAATCGGCGGAAATGCGCCCGGCGGCCGGAAACGCGTTCTTGCGGCCGGACCAGAAGCGCAGCCGCTCGTGTTCGTTGCGCGACACCTGGATGCGCGTCGCGCCGTGTTCGCGCAGCACGGCCGTCATCCGGACGATTTCCTCGGCGACTTCTTCCGGCGTGCCGTCCGATTCGCACAGCAGGATCGCCTTCGCGTCGAGGTCGTAGCCCGCGTGCGTGAACGCCTCGACCGCTTGCGTGGCGGGCTTGTCCATCATCTCGAGCCCGGCCGGGATGATGCCCGACGCGATGATCGCCGCCACCGCCTCGCCGCCCTTGACGACGTCGTCGAAGCTCGCCATCACGAGCTGCGCGGTCTGCGGCTTCGGAATCAGCCGTACCGTGACCTCGGTGACGATCGCGAACATCCCTTCGCTGCCGATCATCACGGCGAGCAGGTCGAGGCCCGGCATGTCGAGCGCGAGCGAGCCGAATTCGACGACCTCGCCGTCGATTGTCACCGCGCGCACGCGCATCACGTTGTGCACGGTCAGACCGTATTTCAGGCAGTGGACGCCGCCGGAATTTTCCGCGACGTTGCCGCCGATCGTGCAGGCGATCTGCGACGACGGATCGGGTGCGTAATACAGGCCGTACGGCGCGGCCGCCTCCGAGATCGCGAGGTTGCGCACGCCGGGCTGCACGGTCGCGGTGCGCGCGTACGGATCGACTTCGACGATGCGCGTGAAGCGCGCGAGCGACAGCACGACGCCGAGCGCGATCGGCAGCGCGCCGCCCGACAGGCTCGTGCCGGCACCGCGCGGCACGATCGGCACTTCCATGCGGCGGCAGATCTGCACGATCCGCTGCACCTGCGACTCCGTTTCGGGCAGCGCGACCGCGAGCGGGAGCCGGCGGTACGCGGACAGGCCGTCGCATTCGTACGGCGCGGTGTCCTCGTCGCGGTACAGCAGGCAGTGCGTCGGCAGCACGGCCATCAGCGCCTGCACGACTTCGCGCTGACGCTGCGCGCGTGCGGCGCTCGACAGTTCGACGGGAGCGTTCATGAGGTCTCCTGCGTGCGGCGCGAGCTCGCGCCGCCGGGTCAGCACGTGAAAATCTTGCCTGGATTCATCAGGTTGCGCGGATCGAGCGCGAGCTTGATCGCGCGCATCGTGTCGATCGCGTTGTCGCCGTGCTCCTTCGGCAGGAAGCGCATCTTGTGCAGCCCGATGCCGTGCTCGCCCGTGCAGGTGCCGCCCAGCCGCAGCGCGCGCTCGACGATCCGGTCGTTGATGTGCTCGGCTTCGGCGAGTTCCTCGGGCTTGTCGGGATCGATCAGGATCGCGACGTGGAAATTGCCGTCGCCGACGTGGCCGACGATCGGGCAGGGCAGCGACGACGCGCGCAGGTCGACCTCGGTTTCCTCGACGCACGCGGCGAGCTGCGAGATCGGCACGCACACGTCGGTCGTCACCGCGCGGCAGCCGGGCTTCAGCTGCAGCATCGCGAAGTACGCGTTG
This DNA window, taken from Burkholderia cenocepacia, encodes the following:
- a CDS encoding FAD-linked oxidase C-terminal domain-containing protein, giving the protein MNAPVELSSAARAQRQREVVQALMAVLPTHCLLYRDEDTAPYECDGLSAYRRLPLAVALPETESQVQRIVQICRRMEVPIVPRGAGTSLSGGALPIALGVVLSLARFTRIVEVDPYARTATVQPGVRNLAISEAAAPYGLYYAPDPSSQIACTIGGNVAENSGGVHCLKYGLTVHNVMRVRAVTIDGEVVEFGSLALDMPGLDLLAVMIGSEGMFAIVTEVTVRLIPKPQTAQLVMASFDDVVKGGEAVAAIIASGIIPAGLEMMDKPATQAVEAFTHAGYDLDAKAILLCESDGTPEEVAEEIVRMTAVLREHGATRIQVSRNEHERLRFWSGRKNAFPAAGRISADYYCMDGTVPRRAIGPLLARIEQLETCYGLRCINVFHAGDGNMHPLILYNANDPDELHRAEQFGAEILECCVEFGGSVTGEHGVGIEKLNSMCVQFSPQERDAFFAVKRAFDPAGLLNPDKGIPTRARCAEYGRQHVRGGLLPHPDLPRF